The Herbaspirillum sp. RTI4 genome has a segment encoding these proteins:
- the glcF gene encoding glycolate oxidase subunit GlcF: MQTNLADFIRDTSEGQEAEAILRSCVHCGFCTATCPTYQLLGDELDGPRGRIYLIKQVLEGKAATAKTQSHLDRCLTCRNCETTCPSGVEYGRLIDIGRKVVEDQVPRPLGQRLARSALRQLLPRKWLFTPAMKAGQMLRPLLPQKLKNKVPLPQAYGVWPTRQHARRMLLLDGCVQPGMSPNINYATARVFDALEVQLLIAPKAGCCGAIRYHLNDQDGGLDDMRRNIDAWWPYIEGGEGAGGLPVEAIVMNASGCGSTVKEYGHLLSHDPAYADKAARVSALTRDISEILPEFEAQLQQRLKGKIGGRVAYHPPCTLQHGQQIRGKVEGLLRSVGVDVQLCADSHLCCGSAGTYSVLQPVLSYQLRDNKLKNLEATSPDAIVSGNIGCLAHLQSGTDTPVKHWVEMVDAALQSASV; the protein is encoded by the coding sequence ATGCAAACCAATCTCGCTGACTTTATCCGCGACACTTCCGAAGGCCAGGAGGCCGAAGCCATTCTGCGCAGTTGCGTGCATTGCGGCTTTTGCACCGCGACTTGCCCGACCTATCAATTGCTGGGCGACGAACTGGACGGCCCGCGTGGGCGCATCTATCTCATCAAGCAAGTGCTGGAAGGCAAAGCCGCTACCGCCAAGACACAAAGCCATCTCGACCGCTGCTTGACTTGCCGCAATTGCGAAACCACCTGTCCGTCCGGCGTGGAATACGGTCGCCTGATCGACATCGGCCGCAAAGTGGTCGAAGACCAGGTGCCGCGTCCGCTGGGACAACGTCTCGCCCGCAGCGCGCTGCGGCAACTGTTGCCGCGCAAATGGCTGTTTACTCCCGCCATGAAAGCCGGACAAATGCTGCGTCCGCTGCTGCCGCAAAAATTGAAAAACAAAGTGCCGCTGCCGCAAGCCTACGGCGTCTGGCCGACGCGCCAGCATGCCCGTCGCATGCTGCTGCTCGACGGCTGTGTGCAGCCCGGCATGTCGCCGAATATCAACTACGCCACCGCCCGCGTGTTCGATGCGCTGGAAGTGCAATTGCTGATCGCACCGAAAGCCGGCTGCTGCGGCGCGATTCGCTATCACTTGAACGACCAGGACGGCGGGTTGGACGATATGCGGCGCAATATCGATGCCTGGTGGCCCTATATTGAAGGGGGCGAAGGGGCGGGAGGATTGCCGGTCGAAGCCATCGTCATGAATGCCTCGGGTTGCGGTTCCACAGTCAAGGAATACGGCCATCTGCTCAGTCACGATCCGGCCTATGCCGACAAAGCAGCGCGCGTGTCGGCACTGACGCGCGACATCAGCGAAATTTTGCCCGAATTCGAAGCGCAATTGCAGCAGCGTCTGAAGGGAAAAATCGGCGGACGCGTGGCCTATCACCCCCCTTGCACCTTGCAGCATGGACAACAAATTCGCGGCAAAGTCGAAGGCTTGCTGCGCAGCGTCGGCGTCGATGTGCAGTTATGCGCCGACAGCCATTTGTGCTGCGGTTCGGCGGGGACGTATTCGGTGTTGCAGCCGGTGCTGTCGTATCAGCTGCGCGACAACAAGCTGAAAAACCTCGAAGCGACCTCACCGGACGCGATTGTGTCCGGCAACATCGGCTGCCTCGCGCATTTGCAGTCGGGGACGGATACGCCGGTCAAACACTGGGTTGAAATGGTGGATGCGGCCTTGCAATCGGCCTCCGTTTAA
- the glcE gene encoding glycolate oxidase subunit GlcE, with translation MGTTTSNTPQGPGLRLRGGGTKDWYGQTVQGELLDTRIHSGIVEYDPTELVITARCGTPLSEIDAALAANRQMLAFEPPRFGGHATVGGMVATGLSGPGRAAYGAVRDFVLGAVLMDGQGEVLHFGGQVMKNVAGYDVSRLLTGSMGTLGLLLDLSLKVLPLPVASSTRAFEVDQTQALHWLNEWAGQPLPITASAWINGVLSIRLEGARAAVDAAQIKLGGAEVGNADVFWRDLREQTHAFFAADDNAPLWRLSVPSVSPMLALPGTTLIEWGGALRWLQGATDADAGAIRAAATAAGGHATLYRGGDKNAGVFQPLEPAVDRIHRKLKASFDPAGIFNPGRMYRHA, from the coding sequence ATGGGTACAACAACGAGCAACACACCACAAGGCCCCGGCTTGCGCTTGCGCGGCGGCGGCACCAAGGATTGGTACGGCCAGACGGTGCAGGGCGAATTGCTCGACACCCGCATCCATAGCGGCATTGTGGAATACGACCCGACCGAACTGGTCATCACCGCCCGCTGCGGCACACCGCTGTCTGAAATCGACGCTGCGCTGGCGGCCAACCGGCAAATGCTGGCGTTCGAACCACCGCGTTTCGGCGGTCACGCCACGGTCGGCGGCATGGTCGCGACCGGACTCTCCGGCCCGGGTCGCGCCGCTTACGGTGCCGTGCGCGATTTCGTGCTGGGCGCAGTGTTAATGGACGGTCAGGGCGAAGTGCTGCACTTCGGCGGACAGGTCATGAAAAACGTCGCCGGCTACGATGTCTCGCGCCTGCTCACCGGTTCAATGGGAACGCTGGGACTGCTGCTCGACCTGTCGCTGAAAGTCTTGCCGCTGCCGGTTGCCAGCAGCACCCGTGCCTTCGAAGTGGATCAGACGCAAGCGCTGCACTGGCTCAACGAATGGGCCGGACAGCCGCTGCCGATAACCGCCAGCGCCTGGATCAACGGCGTCCTCAGCATACGACTGGAAGGCGCACGCGCCGCCGTCGATGCCGCGCAAATCAAACTGGGCGGTGCGGAAGTCGGCAATGCCGACGTCTTCTGGCGCGACCTGCGCGAACAGACGCATGCCTTCTTCGCTGCCGATGACAATGCCCCGCTGTGGCGGCTGTCGGTGCCATCGGTCAGCCCCATGCTGGCGCTGCCCGGCACCACCCTGATCGAATGGGGCGGCGCGCTGCGCTGGCTGCAGGGCGCGACCGATGCCGACGCCGGTGCCATCCGCGCCGCAGCAACGGCCGCCGGAGGCCACGCCACGCTGTACCGTGGCGGCGACAAGAACGCTGGCGTATTTCAACCGCTGGAGCCGGCCGTCGACCGCATCCATCGCAAACTGAAAGCCTCGTTCGACCCGGCTGGTATTTTCAATCCGGGCCGGATGTATCGGCACGCGTAG
- a CDS encoding AbrB/MazE/SpoVT family DNA-binding domain-containing protein, whose protein sequence is MELSIQKWGNSAAVRLPTELLSQLKVVLGDKLTVDVRADGVMLKAKRPSYVLADLIAQCDPSAAAPADLDAWHHTTPVGREAW, encoded by the coding sequence ATGGAATTGTCAATTCAGAAATGGGGCAACAGCGCGGCCGTTCGCTTGCCTACCGAGTTGCTGAGCCAGCTTAAAGTGGTTTTGGGCGACAAGCTAACGGTGGATGTGCGTGCCGATGGCGTGATGCTCAAAGCAAAACGGCCTTCTTACGTACTGGCAGACCTGATTGCGCAATGCGATCCGAGCGCCGCAGCGCCTGCTGATCTGGACGCATGGCACCACACCACTCCCGTCGGGCGTGAAGCATGGTGA
- a CDS encoding FAD-linked oxidase C-terminal domain-containing protein, with protein sequence MNAPLTPTQAAPAFSAARQREVVAALRAVLPSGCILFNEEDTRPYECDGLAAYRQLPMVVVLPENEAQVVATLQACCALKVQIVPRGAGTGLSGGAMPIADGVVLSTARLNKVVRLDPCARSAVVQPGVRNLAISEAAAPHGLYYAPDPSSQIACSIGGNVAENSGGVHCLKYGLTVHNVLRVRVVTIEGDVIELGSGALDSPGLDLLAVFIGSEGMLGVVTEVTVKLIPKPQTARVIMASFDDVVKGGNAVANVIAAGIIPAGLEMMDKTSSRMVEPFVKAGYDIDAAAILLCESDGTVEEVEEEIGRMSEVLSASGATAISVSQSEAERLRFWSGRKNAFPAAGRISPDYYCMDGTIPRKRLAQVLLGIADMEIKHGLRCANVFHAGDGNLHPLILFDANQPGEFHRAEAFGAEILELCVAVGGTITGEHGVGIEKINSMCVQFSPAEREAFFAVKRAFDTPFLLNPDKAIPTLHRCAEYGKMHVQHGALKFPDLPRF encoded by the coding sequence ATGAATGCACCCCTGACCCCCACTCAAGCCGCGCCCGCCTTCAGCGCCGCCCGTCAGCGCGAAGTGGTCGCCGCCTTGCGCGCCGTCCTGCCCTCCGGCTGCATCCTGTTCAATGAAGAAGACACCCGCCCCTACGAATGCGACGGCCTGGCGGCCTACCGCCAGCTGCCGATGGTGGTGGTCCTGCCGGAAAACGAAGCCCAGGTCGTCGCCACGCTGCAAGCCTGTTGCGCGCTGAAAGTGCAGATCGTGCCGCGTGGCGCTGGCACCGGTCTCTCTGGCGGGGCAATGCCGATTGCCGACGGTGTCGTGCTATCGACTGCCAGACTCAATAAAGTGGTCCGGCTCGACCCCTGCGCCCGCAGCGCCGTAGTGCAACCGGGTGTGCGCAATCTGGCCATTTCCGAAGCCGCGGCCCCCCACGGGCTGTATTACGCACCGGACCCCTCGTCGCAGATCGCCTGCAGCATCGGCGGCAACGTCGCCGAAAATTCCGGTGGCGTGCATTGCCTCAAATATGGCCTGACGGTGCATAACGTGCTGCGTGTGCGCGTCGTGACCATCGAAGGCGATGTGATCGAACTGGGCAGCGGGGCGCTGGATTCCCCCGGCCTCGACTTGCTGGCGGTCTTTATCGGCTCGGAAGGCATGTTGGGCGTCGTTACCGAAGTGACGGTCAAACTGATTCCCAAGCCGCAAACGGCGCGCGTCATCATGGCTTCGTTCGACGACGTGGTCAAAGGCGGCAATGCCGTCGCCAATGTGATTGCCGCAGGCATTATCCCGGCCGGACTGGAAATGATGGACAAGACCAGCTCGCGCATGGTGGAGCCCTTCGTCAAAGCCGGATACGACATCGACGCCGCTGCCATTCTGCTGTGCGAATCGGATGGCACAGTGGAGGAGGTCGAAGAAGAAATCGGCCGCATGAGCGAGGTGTTGAGCGCCAGTGGCGCGACCGCCATTTCGGTGTCGCAGTCGGAAGCGGAACGGCTGCGGTTCTGGTCGGGCCGCAAAAACGCCTTTCCCGCCGCCGGCCGCATCTCTCCCGACTACTACTGCATGGATGGCACTATCCCGCGCAAACGACTGGCGCAGGTGCTGCTGGGCATTGCCGATATGGAAATCAAACACGGCCTGCGCTGCGCCAACGTATTCCACGCCGGCGACGGCAACCTGCACCCGCTGATTCTGTTCGATGCCAACCAGCCCGGTGAATTTCACCGCGCCGAAGCGTTCGGCGCAGAAATCCTCGAGCTGTGCGTGGCCGTCGGCGGCACCATCACCGGCGAACACGGAGTCGGCATCGAAAAAATCAATTCGATGTGCGTCCAGTTTTCGCCCGCCGAACGGGAAGCGTTTTTCGCCGTCAAGCGGGCGTTTGACACCCCGTTTCTGCTCAACCCCGACAAGGCCATTCCCACTCTGCACCGCTGCGCCGAATACGGAAAAATGCACGTGCAGCATGGCGCCCTGAAATTTCCCGACTTGCCACGTTTTTAA